In one window of Canis lupus baileyi chromosome 12, mCanLup2.hap1, whole genome shotgun sequence DNA:
- the MINDY1 gene encoding ubiquitin carboxyl-terminal hydrolase MINDY-1 isoform X2, with product MEHHQPEHSAAGEGRITEAVSPENREVLSQPDEHPQDKDTGDGAAGEQEPVGHALLLAEGQDHLESPPPDASSGQLGPAHGTQPEVETVGACSRQELPLPPRARQPELDFYCVKWIPWKGERTPIITQSTNGPCPLLAIMNILFLQWKVKLPPQKEVITSDELMAHLGDCLLSIRPQEKSEGLQLNFQQNVDDAMTVLPKLATGLDVNVRFTGVSDFEYTPECSIFDLLGIPLYHGWLVDPQSPEAVSAVGKLSYNQLVEKIITCKHSSDTNLVTEGLIAEQFLETTAAQLTYHGLCELTAAAKEGELSVFFRNNHFSTMTKHKSHLYLLVTDQGFLQEEQVVWESLHNVDGDSCFCDSDFHLSHSLGKGPGAGGGSGSPKELRQVDQDYLIALSLQQQPQGTLGLSDLELAQRLQQEEYQQQQAVQPAPVRASPQADA from the exons ATGGAACACCATCAACCTGAGCATTCAGCCGCTGGTGAGGGCAGGATTACAGAAGCAGTCAGCCCTGAAAACCGTGAGGTCCTGTCACAACCGGATGAGCACCCCCAGGACAAGGATACTGGAGATGGGGCAGCTGGAGAACAGGAGCCAGTAGGCCACGCTTTGCTGCTGGCCGAGGGCCAGGATCACCTTGAGTCCCCTCCACCTGATGCTAGTTCAGGGCAACTGGGGCCAGCCCACGGGACACAGCCTGAAGTAGAGACAGTGGGAGCATGCTCCAGGCAGGAGCTTCCCCTGCCCCCTAGGGCCCGACAGCCTGAGCTAGATTTCTACTGTGTAAAGTGGATCCCCTGGAAGGGAGAACGGACACCCATCATCACCCAGAGCACTAATGGCCCTTGTCCTCTCCTTGCCATCATGAACATCCTCTTTCTTCAGTGGAAG GTGAAGCTGCCCCCCCAGAAGGAAGTGATTACATCAGATGAGCTCATGGCCCATCTTG GAGACTGCCTCCTGTCCATCAGGCCTCAGGAGAAGTCAGAGGGACTTCAGCTTAATTTTCAGCAG AATGTGGACGACGCGATGACAGTGTTGCCTAAGCTGGCCACGGGGCTGGATGTCAATGTGCGATTCACAGGGGTCTCTGATTTTGAGTATACTCCTGAGTGCAGTATCTTTGACCTCCTTGGCATACCTCTGTACCATGGCTGGCTTGTTGATCCACag AGCCCTGAGGCTGTGAGTGCAGTTGGGAAACTGAGTTACAACCAGCTGGTGGAGAAGATCATCACCTGCAAGCACTCTAGTGACACCAACCTGGTGACAGAAG GCCTGATCGCAGAGCAGTTCCTGGAGACCACTGCAGCACAGCTGACCTACCATGGACTGTGCGAGCTAACAGCAGCTGCCAAGGAGGGTGAACTTAGTGTCTTTTTCCGAAACAACCACTTCAGCACTATGACTAAGCACAAG AGTCACTTGTACCTACTGGTCACTGACCAGGGATTTCTGCAGGAAGAGCAAGTGGTGTGGGAGAGCCTGCACAATGTGGATGGTGACAGCTGCTTCTGCGACTCTGACTTCCACCTGAGCCATTCCCTGGGCAAAGGGCCCGGAGCAGGAGGGGGCAGTGGCTCCCCCAAAGAGCTGCGGCAGGTAGACCAG gACTACCTGATTGCCTTGTCCCTCCAGCAACAGCCACAGGGCACGTTGGGTCTCAGTGACTTGGAGCTGGCCCAGCGGCTTCAGCAAGAGGAGTACCAGCAGCAACAAGCAGTCCAGCCTGCACCAGTGCGGGCCTCACCACAG GCTGATGCGTGA
- the ANXA9 gene encoding annexin A9 isoform X1: MSVTSGKTRPSLTQEILSHLGLANKTAAWGTLGTLRTFLSFSVDKDVQRLLRAIAGQGVDCSAIMGVLTNRTREQRQLICRAFQERTQQDLLKSLQAALSGNLERIVIALLQSAAQFDAQELRTALKNSGPAEDVALEILATRSAPHLQECLTVYKQNFQVEAEEDIKSETSDILQELLLALAKGVRDRYSGIIDYNLVEQDVQALKQAEAPSTEGTWVLIFTQRNLEHLIRVFDQYQRCTGHELEKTVQNRFHGDAQAALLSLASVIKNTPLYFADKLHQALQDIKPNYQVLMRILISRSETDLLSIRAEFKKKFGKSLYSSLQVRLSYFLTWSPRASPLPSTLPSLHTTKHVHALENS; the protein is encoded by the exons ATGTCTGTGACCAGCGGGAAGACCAGACCATCCCTGACCCAGGAGATCCTCAGCCACCTGGGCCTTGCCAACAAG ACTGCAGCCTGGGGAACCCTGGGCACCCTCAGGACATTCTTGAGCTTCAGCGTGGACAAGGATGTGCAAAGGCTGCTGAGGGCCATTGCAGGCCAAG GTGTGGACTGCAGTGCCATCATGGGCGTGTTGACCAACAGGACCAGAGAGCAAAGGCAGCTCATCTGTCGAGCCTTCCAGGAGCGCACCCAGCAG GACCTGCTGAAGTCCCTGCAGGCAGCACTCTCTGGCAACCTTGAGAGGATTGTGATAGCTTTGCTGCAGTCTGCAGCCCAGTTCGATGCCCAGGAATTGAGGACAGCCCTGAAG AACTCAGGTCCTGCTGAGGATGTGGCCCTGGAAATTCTTGCCACCCGAAGTGCACCCCACCTGCAGGAGTGCCTGACGGTCTACAAACAGA ATTTCCAGGTAGAGGCTGAGGAAGACATCAAATCTGAGACCAGTGACATCTTGCAGGAACTGCTCTTGGCCCTGGCCAAG GGGGTCCGTGACAGATACTCTGGAATCATTGACTATAACCTGGTGGAACAAGATGTCCAG GCACTAAAACAGGCTGAAGCACCCAGCACAGAGGGCACGTGGGTCCTCATCTTCACCCAGCGAAATCTTGAACACCTCATCCGAG TGTTTGATCAGTACCAGCGGTGTACCGGGCATGAGCTAGAGAAGACCGTCCAGAACCGTTTCCACGGAGATGCCCAGGCAGCTCTGCTCAGCCTAG CCTCAGTGATCAAGAACACACCACTGTATTTTGCTGATAAACTTCATCAAGCCCTCCAG gaCATCAAACCCAATTACCAAGTCCTGATGCGCATCCTTATCTCTCGAAGTGAGACTGACCTTCTAAGCATCCGAGCTGAGTTCAAAAAGAAATTTGGCAAGTCCCTCTACTCTTCTCTCCAGGTGAGACTTAGCTACTTCTTAACCTGGAGCCCCAGAGCTtcacctctcccctccactctGCCCTCCCTGCACACCACCAAACATGTTCATGCTCTGGAGAACTCATGA
- the MINDY1 gene encoding ubiquitin carboxyl-terminal hydrolase MINDY-1 isoform X3, which translates to MAHLGDCLLSIRPQEKSEGLQLNFQQNVDDAMTVLPKLATGLDVNVRFTGVSDFEYTPECSIFDLLGIPLYHGWLVDPQSPEAVSAVGKLSYNQLVEKIITCKHSSDTNLVTEGLIAEQFLETTAAQLTYHGLCELTAAAKEGELSVFFRNNHFSTMTKHKSHLYLLVTDQGFLQEEQVVWESLHNVDGDSCFCDSDFHLSHSLGKGPGAGGGSGSPKELRQVDQDYLIALSLQQQPQGTLGLSDLELAQRLQQEEYQQQQAVQPAPVRASPQGRGAASGRPVGERRQRPKQESDCVLL; encoded by the exons ATGGCCCATCTTG GAGACTGCCTCCTGTCCATCAGGCCTCAGGAGAAGTCAGAGGGACTTCAGCTTAATTTTCAGCAG AATGTGGACGACGCGATGACAGTGTTGCCTAAGCTGGCCACGGGGCTGGATGTCAATGTGCGATTCACAGGGGTCTCTGATTTTGAGTATACTCCTGAGTGCAGTATCTTTGACCTCCTTGGCATACCTCTGTACCATGGCTGGCTTGTTGATCCACag AGCCCTGAGGCTGTGAGTGCAGTTGGGAAACTGAGTTACAACCAGCTGGTGGAGAAGATCATCACCTGCAAGCACTCTAGTGACACCAACCTGGTGACAGAAG GCCTGATCGCAGAGCAGTTCCTGGAGACCACTGCAGCACAGCTGACCTACCATGGACTGTGCGAGCTAACAGCAGCTGCCAAGGAGGGTGAACTTAGTGTCTTTTTCCGAAACAACCACTTCAGCACTATGACTAAGCACAAG AGTCACTTGTACCTACTGGTCACTGACCAGGGATTTCTGCAGGAAGAGCAAGTGGTGTGGGAGAGCCTGCACAATGTGGATGGTGACAGCTGCTTCTGCGACTCTGACTTCCACCTGAGCCATTCCCTGGGCAAAGGGCCCGGAGCAGGAGGGGGCAGTGGCTCCCCCAAAGAGCTGCGGCAGGTAGACCAG gACTACCTGATTGCCTTGTCCCTCCAGCAACAGCCACAGGGCACGTTGGGTCTCAGTGACTTGGAGCTGGCCCAGCGGCTTCAGCAAGAGGAGTACCAGCAGCAACAAGCAGTCCAGCCTGCACCAGTGCGGGCCTCACCACAG GGGAGAGGAGCCGCATCTGGACGTCCAGTCGGGGAGCGTCGTCAGAGGCCGAAACAAGAGTCAGATTGTGTCCTCCTGTAG
- the MINDY1 gene encoding ubiquitin carboxyl-terminal hydrolase MINDY-1 isoform X1: MEHHQPEHSAAGEGRITEAVSPENREVLSQPDEHPQDKDTGDGAAGEQEPVGHALLLAEGQDHLESPPPDASSGQLGPAHGTQPEVETVGACSRQELPLPPRARQPELDFYCVKWIPWKGERTPIITQSTNGPCPLLAIMNILFLQWKVKLPPQKEVITSDELMAHLGDCLLSIRPQEKSEGLQLNFQQNVDDAMTVLPKLATGLDVNVRFTGVSDFEYTPECSIFDLLGIPLYHGWLVDPQSPEAVSAVGKLSYNQLVEKIITCKHSSDTNLVTEGLIAEQFLETTAAQLTYHGLCELTAAAKEGELSVFFRNNHFSTMTKHKSHLYLLVTDQGFLQEEQVVWESLHNVDGDSCFCDSDFHLSHSLGKGPGAGGGSGSPKELRQVDQDYLIALSLQQQPQGTLGLSDLELAQRLQQEEYQQQQAVQPAPVRASPQGRGAASGRPVGERRQRPKQESDCVLL, encoded by the exons ATGGAACACCATCAACCTGAGCATTCAGCCGCTGGTGAGGGCAGGATTACAGAAGCAGTCAGCCCTGAAAACCGTGAGGTCCTGTCACAACCGGATGAGCACCCCCAGGACAAGGATACTGGAGATGGGGCAGCTGGAGAACAGGAGCCAGTAGGCCACGCTTTGCTGCTGGCCGAGGGCCAGGATCACCTTGAGTCCCCTCCACCTGATGCTAGTTCAGGGCAACTGGGGCCAGCCCACGGGACACAGCCTGAAGTAGAGACAGTGGGAGCATGCTCCAGGCAGGAGCTTCCCCTGCCCCCTAGGGCCCGACAGCCTGAGCTAGATTTCTACTGTGTAAAGTGGATCCCCTGGAAGGGAGAACGGACACCCATCATCACCCAGAGCACTAATGGCCCTTGTCCTCTCCTTGCCATCATGAACATCCTCTTTCTTCAGTGGAAG GTGAAGCTGCCCCCCCAGAAGGAAGTGATTACATCAGATGAGCTCATGGCCCATCTTG GAGACTGCCTCCTGTCCATCAGGCCTCAGGAGAAGTCAGAGGGACTTCAGCTTAATTTTCAGCAG AATGTGGACGACGCGATGACAGTGTTGCCTAAGCTGGCCACGGGGCTGGATGTCAATGTGCGATTCACAGGGGTCTCTGATTTTGAGTATACTCCTGAGTGCAGTATCTTTGACCTCCTTGGCATACCTCTGTACCATGGCTGGCTTGTTGATCCACag AGCCCTGAGGCTGTGAGTGCAGTTGGGAAACTGAGTTACAACCAGCTGGTGGAGAAGATCATCACCTGCAAGCACTCTAGTGACACCAACCTGGTGACAGAAG GCCTGATCGCAGAGCAGTTCCTGGAGACCACTGCAGCACAGCTGACCTACCATGGACTGTGCGAGCTAACAGCAGCTGCCAAGGAGGGTGAACTTAGTGTCTTTTTCCGAAACAACCACTTCAGCACTATGACTAAGCACAAG AGTCACTTGTACCTACTGGTCACTGACCAGGGATTTCTGCAGGAAGAGCAAGTGGTGTGGGAGAGCCTGCACAATGTGGATGGTGACAGCTGCTTCTGCGACTCTGACTTCCACCTGAGCCATTCCCTGGGCAAAGGGCCCGGAGCAGGAGGGGGCAGTGGCTCCCCCAAAGAGCTGCGGCAGGTAGACCAG gACTACCTGATTGCCTTGTCCCTCCAGCAACAGCCACAGGGCACGTTGGGTCTCAGTGACTTGGAGCTGGCCCAGCGGCTTCAGCAAGAGGAGTACCAGCAGCAACAAGCAGTCCAGCCTGCACCAGTGCGGGCCTCACCACAG GGGAGAGGAGCCGCATCTGGACGTCCAGTCGGGGAGCGTCGTCAGAGGCCGAAACAAGAGTCAGATTGTGTCCTCCTGTAG
- the ANXA9 gene encoding annexin A9 isoform X5 produces the protein MSVTSGKTRPSLTQEILSHLGLANKTAAWGTLGTLRTFLSFSVDKDVQRLLRAIAGQGVDCSAIMGVLTNRTREQRQLICRAFQERTQQDLLKSLQAALSGNLERIVIALLQSAAQFDAQELRTALKNSGPAEDVALEILATRSAPHLQECLTVYKQNFQVEAEEDIKSETSDILQELLLALAKGVRDRYSGIIDYNLVEQDVQALKQAEAPSTEGTWVLIFTQRNLEHLIRVFDQYQRCTGHELEKTVQNRFHGDAQAALLSLASVIKNTPLYFADKLHQALQVDKLPCQE, from the exons ATGTCTGTGACCAGCGGGAAGACCAGACCATCCCTGACCCAGGAGATCCTCAGCCACCTGGGCCTTGCCAACAAG ACTGCAGCCTGGGGAACCCTGGGCACCCTCAGGACATTCTTGAGCTTCAGCGTGGACAAGGATGTGCAAAGGCTGCTGAGGGCCATTGCAGGCCAAG GTGTGGACTGCAGTGCCATCATGGGCGTGTTGACCAACAGGACCAGAGAGCAAAGGCAGCTCATCTGTCGAGCCTTCCAGGAGCGCACCCAGCAG GACCTGCTGAAGTCCCTGCAGGCAGCACTCTCTGGCAACCTTGAGAGGATTGTGATAGCTTTGCTGCAGTCTGCAGCCCAGTTCGATGCCCAGGAATTGAGGACAGCCCTGAAG AACTCAGGTCCTGCTGAGGATGTGGCCCTGGAAATTCTTGCCACCCGAAGTGCACCCCACCTGCAGGAGTGCCTGACGGTCTACAAACAGA ATTTCCAGGTAGAGGCTGAGGAAGACATCAAATCTGAGACCAGTGACATCTTGCAGGAACTGCTCTTGGCCCTGGCCAAG GGGGTCCGTGACAGATACTCTGGAATCATTGACTATAACCTGGTGGAACAAGATGTCCAG GCACTAAAACAGGCTGAAGCACCCAGCACAGAGGGCACGTGGGTCCTCATCTTCACCCAGCGAAATCTTGAACACCTCATCCGAG TGTTTGATCAGTACCAGCGGTGTACCGGGCATGAGCTAGAGAAGACCGTCCAGAACCGTTTCCACGGAGATGCCCAGGCAGCTCTGCTCAGCCTAG CCTCAGTGATCAAGAACACACCACTGTATTTTGCTGATAAACTTCATCAAGCCCTCCAG GTTGACAAACTGCCTTGTCAAGAATAG
- the ANXA9 gene encoding annexin A9 isoform X4, producing the protein MGVLTNRTREQRQLICRAFQERTQQDLLKSLQAALSGNLERIVIALLQSAAQFDAQELRTALKNSGPAEDVALEILATRSAPHLQECLTVYKQNFQVEAEEDIKSETSDILQELLLALAKGVRDRYSGIIDYNLVEQDVQALKQAEAPSTEGTWVLIFTQRNLEHLIRVFDQYQRCTGHELEKTVQNRFHGDAQAALLSLASVIKNTPLYFADKLHQALQDIKPNYQVLMRILISRSETDLLSIRAEFKKKFGKSLYSSLQVRLSYFLTWSPRASPLPSTLPSLHTTKHVHALENS; encoded by the exons ATGGGCGTGTTGACCAACAGGACCAGAGAGCAAAGGCAGCTCATCTGTCGAGCCTTCCAGGAGCGCACCCAGCAG GACCTGCTGAAGTCCCTGCAGGCAGCACTCTCTGGCAACCTTGAGAGGATTGTGATAGCTTTGCTGCAGTCTGCAGCCCAGTTCGATGCCCAGGAATTGAGGACAGCCCTGAAG AACTCAGGTCCTGCTGAGGATGTGGCCCTGGAAATTCTTGCCACCCGAAGTGCACCCCACCTGCAGGAGTGCCTGACGGTCTACAAACAGA ATTTCCAGGTAGAGGCTGAGGAAGACATCAAATCTGAGACCAGTGACATCTTGCAGGAACTGCTCTTGGCCCTGGCCAAG GGGGTCCGTGACAGATACTCTGGAATCATTGACTATAACCTGGTGGAACAAGATGTCCAG GCACTAAAACAGGCTGAAGCACCCAGCACAGAGGGCACGTGGGTCCTCATCTTCACCCAGCGAAATCTTGAACACCTCATCCGAG TGTTTGATCAGTACCAGCGGTGTACCGGGCATGAGCTAGAGAAGACCGTCCAGAACCGTTTCCACGGAGATGCCCAGGCAGCTCTGCTCAGCCTAG CCTCAGTGATCAAGAACACACCACTGTATTTTGCTGATAAACTTCATCAAGCCCTCCAG gaCATCAAACCCAATTACCAAGTCCTGATGCGCATCCTTATCTCTCGAAGTGAGACTGACCTTCTAAGCATCCGAGCTGAGTTCAAAAAGAAATTTGGCAAGTCCCTCTACTCTTCTCTCCAGGTGAGACTTAGCTACTTCTTAACCTGGAGCCCCAGAGCTtcacctctcccctccactctGCCCTCCCTGCACACCACCAAACATGTTCATGCTCTGGAGAACTCATGA
- the ANXA9 gene encoding annexin A9 isoform X6 — translation MSVTSGKTRPSLTQEILSHLGLANKTAAWGTLGTLRTFLSFSVDKDVQRLLRAIAGQGVDCSAIMGVLTNRTREQRQLICRAFQERTQQDLLKSLQAALSGNLERIVIALLQSAAQFDAQELRTALKNSGPAEDVALEILATRSAPHLQECLTVYKQNFQVEAEEDIKSETSDILQELLLALAKGVRDRYSGIIDYNLVEQDVQALKQAEAPSTEGTWVLIFTQRNLEHLIRVFDQYQRCTGHELEKTVQNRFHGDAQAALLSLASVIKNTPLYFADKLHQALQIPD, via the exons ATGTCTGTGACCAGCGGGAAGACCAGACCATCCCTGACCCAGGAGATCCTCAGCCACCTGGGCCTTGCCAACAAG ACTGCAGCCTGGGGAACCCTGGGCACCCTCAGGACATTCTTGAGCTTCAGCGTGGACAAGGATGTGCAAAGGCTGCTGAGGGCCATTGCAGGCCAAG GTGTGGACTGCAGTGCCATCATGGGCGTGTTGACCAACAGGACCAGAGAGCAAAGGCAGCTCATCTGTCGAGCCTTCCAGGAGCGCACCCAGCAG GACCTGCTGAAGTCCCTGCAGGCAGCACTCTCTGGCAACCTTGAGAGGATTGTGATAGCTTTGCTGCAGTCTGCAGCCCAGTTCGATGCCCAGGAATTGAGGACAGCCCTGAAG AACTCAGGTCCTGCTGAGGATGTGGCCCTGGAAATTCTTGCCACCCGAAGTGCACCCCACCTGCAGGAGTGCCTGACGGTCTACAAACAGA ATTTCCAGGTAGAGGCTGAGGAAGACATCAAATCTGAGACCAGTGACATCTTGCAGGAACTGCTCTTGGCCCTGGCCAAG GGGGTCCGTGACAGATACTCTGGAATCATTGACTATAACCTGGTGGAACAAGATGTCCAG GCACTAAAACAGGCTGAAGCACCCAGCACAGAGGGCACGTGGGTCCTCATCTTCACCCAGCGAAATCTTGAACACCTCATCCGAG TGTTTGATCAGTACCAGCGGTGTACCGGGCATGAGCTAGAGAAGACCGTCCAGAACCGTTTCCACGGAGATGCCCAGGCAGCTCTGCTCAGCCTAG CCTCAGTGATCAAGAACACACCACTGTATTTTGCTGATAAACTTCATCAAGCCCTCCAG aTTCCAGATTAA
- the ANXA9 gene encoding annexin A9 isoform X3, which translates to MSVTSGKTRPSLTQEILSHLGLANKTAAWGTLGTLRTFLSFSVDKDVQRLLRAIAGQGVDCSAIMGVLTNRTREQRQLICRAFQERTQQDLLKSLQAALSGNLERIVIALLQSAAQFDAQELRTALKNSGPAEDVALEILATRSAPHLQECLTVYKQNFQVEAEEDIKSETSDILQELLLALAKGVRDRYSGIIDYNLVEQDVQALKQAEAPSTEGTWVLIFTQRNLEHLIRVFDQYQRCTGHELEKTVQNRFHGDAQAALLSLASVIKNTPLYFADKLHQALQDIKPNYQVLMRILISRSETDLLSIRAEFKKKFGKSLYSSLQIPD; encoded by the exons ATGTCTGTGACCAGCGGGAAGACCAGACCATCCCTGACCCAGGAGATCCTCAGCCACCTGGGCCTTGCCAACAAG ACTGCAGCCTGGGGAACCCTGGGCACCCTCAGGACATTCTTGAGCTTCAGCGTGGACAAGGATGTGCAAAGGCTGCTGAGGGCCATTGCAGGCCAAG GTGTGGACTGCAGTGCCATCATGGGCGTGTTGACCAACAGGACCAGAGAGCAAAGGCAGCTCATCTGTCGAGCCTTCCAGGAGCGCACCCAGCAG GACCTGCTGAAGTCCCTGCAGGCAGCACTCTCTGGCAACCTTGAGAGGATTGTGATAGCTTTGCTGCAGTCTGCAGCCCAGTTCGATGCCCAGGAATTGAGGACAGCCCTGAAG AACTCAGGTCCTGCTGAGGATGTGGCCCTGGAAATTCTTGCCACCCGAAGTGCACCCCACCTGCAGGAGTGCCTGACGGTCTACAAACAGA ATTTCCAGGTAGAGGCTGAGGAAGACATCAAATCTGAGACCAGTGACATCTTGCAGGAACTGCTCTTGGCCCTGGCCAAG GGGGTCCGTGACAGATACTCTGGAATCATTGACTATAACCTGGTGGAACAAGATGTCCAG GCACTAAAACAGGCTGAAGCACCCAGCACAGAGGGCACGTGGGTCCTCATCTTCACCCAGCGAAATCTTGAACACCTCATCCGAG TGTTTGATCAGTACCAGCGGTGTACCGGGCATGAGCTAGAGAAGACCGTCCAGAACCGTTTCCACGGAGATGCCCAGGCAGCTCTGCTCAGCCTAG CCTCAGTGATCAAGAACACACCACTGTATTTTGCTGATAAACTTCATCAAGCCCTCCAG gaCATCAAACCCAATTACCAAGTCCTGATGCGCATCCTTATCTCTCGAAGTGAGACTGACCTTCTAAGCATCCGAGCTGAGTTCAAAAAGAAATTTGGCAAGTCCCTCTACTCTTCTCTCCAG aTTCCAGATTAA
- the ANXA9 gene encoding annexin A9 isoform X2, with amino-acid sequence MSVTSGKTRPSLTQEILSHLGLANKTAAWGTLGTLRTFLSFSVDKDVQRLLRAIAGQGVDCSAIMGVLTNRTREQRQLICRAFQERTQQDLLKSLQAALSGNLERIVIALLQSAAQFDAQELRTALKNSGPAEDVALEILATRSAPHLQECLTVYKQNFQVEAEEDIKSETSDILQELLLALAKGVRDRYSGIIDYNLVEQDVQALKQAEAPSTEGTWVLIFTQRNLEHLIRVFDQYQRCTGHELEKTVQNRFHGDAQAALLSLASVIKNTPLYFADKLHQALQDIKPNYQVLMRILISRSETDLLSIRAEFKKKFGKSLYSSLQDAVKGDCRSALLALCRGEDI; translated from the exons ATGTCTGTGACCAGCGGGAAGACCAGACCATCCCTGACCCAGGAGATCCTCAGCCACCTGGGCCTTGCCAACAAG ACTGCAGCCTGGGGAACCCTGGGCACCCTCAGGACATTCTTGAGCTTCAGCGTGGACAAGGATGTGCAAAGGCTGCTGAGGGCCATTGCAGGCCAAG GTGTGGACTGCAGTGCCATCATGGGCGTGTTGACCAACAGGACCAGAGAGCAAAGGCAGCTCATCTGTCGAGCCTTCCAGGAGCGCACCCAGCAG GACCTGCTGAAGTCCCTGCAGGCAGCACTCTCTGGCAACCTTGAGAGGATTGTGATAGCTTTGCTGCAGTCTGCAGCCCAGTTCGATGCCCAGGAATTGAGGACAGCCCTGAAG AACTCAGGTCCTGCTGAGGATGTGGCCCTGGAAATTCTTGCCACCCGAAGTGCACCCCACCTGCAGGAGTGCCTGACGGTCTACAAACAGA ATTTCCAGGTAGAGGCTGAGGAAGACATCAAATCTGAGACCAGTGACATCTTGCAGGAACTGCTCTTGGCCCTGGCCAAG GGGGTCCGTGACAGATACTCTGGAATCATTGACTATAACCTGGTGGAACAAGATGTCCAG GCACTAAAACAGGCTGAAGCACCCAGCACAGAGGGCACGTGGGTCCTCATCTTCACCCAGCGAAATCTTGAACACCTCATCCGAG TGTTTGATCAGTACCAGCGGTGTACCGGGCATGAGCTAGAGAAGACCGTCCAGAACCGTTTCCACGGAGATGCCCAGGCAGCTCTGCTCAGCCTAG CCTCAGTGATCAAGAACACACCACTGTATTTTGCTGATAAACTTCATCAAGCCCTCCAG gaCATCAAACCCAATTACCAAGTCCTGATGCGCATCCTTATCTCTCGAAGTGAGACTGACCTTCTAAGCATCCGAGCTGAGTTCAAAAAGAAATTTGGCAAGTCCCTCTACTCTTCTCTCCAG GATGCAGTGAAAGGGGACTGCCGGTCAGCCCTACTAGCCCTATGCAGAGGTGAAGACATTTGA
- the CERS2 gene encoding ceramide synthase 2: protein MFQTLYDYFWWERLWLPVNLTWADLEDRDGRVYAKASDLYITLPLALLFLIVRYFFELYVATPLAALLNVKEKTRLRAPPNPTLEHFYLTSGKQPKQAEVELLSRQSGLSGRQVERWFRRRRNQDRPSLLKKFREASWRFTFYLIAFIAGMAVIVDKPWFYDMKKVWEGYPIQSTIPSQYWYYMIELSFYWSLLFSIASDVKRKDFKEQIIHHVATIILISFSWFANYIRAGTLIMALHDSSDYLLESAKMFNYAGWKNTCNNIFIVFAIVFIITRLVILPFWILHCTIVYPLELYPAFFGYYFFNSMMGVLQLLHIFWAYLILRMAHKFITGKLVEDERSDREETESSEGEEAGAVGGAKSRPLANGHPVLSNNHRKND, encoded by the exons ATGTTCCAGACCTTGTATGACTACTTCTGGTGGGAACGGCTGTGGCTGCCTGTGAACTTAACTTGGGCTGATCTGGAAGACCGGGATGGACGTGTCTACGCCAAAGCCTCAGACCTCTATATCACACTACCGCTGGCCCTGCTCTTCCTCATTGTTCGATACTTCTTTGAGCT TTATGTGGCTACACCACTGGCTGCCCTACTGAATGTAAAGGAGAAAACTCGGCTGCGGGCACCACCCAACCCCACCTTGGAGCATTTCTACCTGACCAGTGGCAAACAGCCCAAACAG GCAGAGGTAGAGCTCTTGTCACGGCAGAGTGGGCTCTCTGGCCGCCAGGTAGAGCGCTGGTTCCGCCGTCGTCGCAACCAGGACCGGCCCAGTCTCCTCAAGAAATTCCGAGAAGCCAG CTGGAGATTCACCTTTTACCTGATTGCTTTCATTGCCGGGATGGCCGTCATTGTGGAC AAACCCTGGTTCTATGACATGAAGAAGGTTTGGGAGGGATATCCCATACAG AGTACCATCCCTTCCCAGTATTGGTACTACATGATTGAACTTTCTTTCTACTGGTCCCTGCTCTTCAGCATTGCTTCTGATGTCAAGCGCAAG GATTTCAAGGAACAGATCATCCACCACGTGGCTACGATCATCCTCATCAGCTTCTCTTGGTTTGCCAATTACATCCGAGCAGGGACTCTGATCATGGCTTTGCATGACTCTTCCGACTACCTACTAGAG TCAGCCAAGATGTTTAACTATGCGGGATGGAAGAACACCTGCAACAACATCTTCATCGTCTTTGCCATTGTCTTCATCATCACCCGACTGGTCATCCTGCCCTTCTG GATCTTGCACTGCACCATCGTATACCCCCTGGAACTCTACCCTGCCTTCTTTGGCTACTACTTCTTCAATTCCATGATGGGAGTGCTACAGCTGCTGCATATCTTCTGGGCCTACCTCATTCTGCGCATGGCCCACAAGTTCATAACTGGAAAG CTGGTAGAAGATGAACGCAGCGACCGGGAAGAAACCGAGAGCTCGGAGGGGGAAGAGGCTGGAGCTGTGGGAGGAGCAAAGAGCCGGCCCTTAGCCAATGGCCACCCTGTTCTTAGTAACAACCATCGTAAGAATGACTGA